A section of the Bacillus sp. HSf4 genome encodes:
- a CDS encoding phage tail family protein, which translates to MEKIPITDSNFRIVYPNGSTVDMARDLSVLVRSFVVSAPSPSIYYEKIEGTDGSIRTGKDFGIRSIKAECRMFAEDTDDFFLLRNKVVAALYKQSQYYVICESEPYKRWKVEVSSSFDPDRVGTIGDFTLQFDCADVFAESLGTTLDPFTFDADKWLLGEGFTDTIPAYTHTTTSFSIYNAGHIPIDPIEMPLIITYKGGSSNLTITNETTGDSWKYTGSTASGDTIALNRVVATKNNTSIFGNTNRKIITLAPGWNRFKLSGTSGSFEITFNFRFYYLS; encoded by the coding sequence TTGGAAAAAATTCCGATAACGGACAGTAATTTTAGGATCGTTTATCCTAACGGGTCCACCGTCGATATGGCGAGGGACCTTTCGGTTTTAGTTCGGAGTTTCGTTGTGTCGGCGCCTTCGCCTAGTATTTATTACGAAAAAATCGAAGGAACAGACGGGAGTATACGGACCGGTAAAGATTTCGGAATACGGTCGATTAAAGCGGAATGTCGTATGTTTGCCGAAGATACGGACGACTTTTTTCTCCTACGAAATAAAGTGGTCGCGGCTCTCTATAAACAATCGCAATACTACGTTATTTGTGAGTCAGAGCCCTATAAACGTTGGAAGGTCGAAGTGAGTTCGTCATTCGATCCGGACAGAGTCGGAACAATCGGAGATTTTACGCTGCAATTTGATTGCGCTGATGTGTTCGCGGAATCTCTCGGAACAACGCTAGACCCGTTCACGTTTGACGCAGATAAATGGCTTTTAGGCGAGGGTTTCACGGACACTATTCCGGCTTATACTCACACGACGACTTCCTTTTCAATATATAACGCAGGACACATTCCGATTGATCCTATCGAGATGCCGTTGATCATTACGTATAAAGGCGGGTCGTCTAACTTGACTATTACGAATGAGACGACGGGGGATTCTTGGAAGTATACCGGGTCTACTGCGTCCGGGGACACTATCGCGCTTAACCGTGTCGTGGCGACTAAAAATAACACTAGTATTTTCGGGAATACCAATCGGAAAATCATAACGCTTGCTCCGGGTTGGAATCGATTCAAACTATCGGGAACTTCCGGCAGTTTTGAGATCACTTTTAATTTCCGTTTCTACTATTTATCGTGA
- a CDS encoding phage tail tape measure protein: MAGATVGEIRARLILDMSDWSRRTQQARNDMTQMGRSSENLSKQMGLVQKASLAVGGAVAAGIGASVKTAADFEAAMSNVKAISGATGDEFEALKNIAAKMGAETKFTAVEAAEGLQYLAMAGFSVEDQIGSLPAVLNLASASNESLGRSADIVSNIMTGFGIKAEESGHAVDVLVKTMTTANTDLGQLGDAMKYVAPVAHSLGYSIEDTAAAVAKMSDAGIQGSMAGTALRASLLQLTNPVGQSAKAIKEYGINVKDANGNLKPLPELIGHIAKRFDGMTSAQKTAAAAQLVGTEAASGFVTLLGIGEKGLRDYSSALKDAGGTADKVAKTQMDNLNGSFEEFKSALDGLGIKIGNEFLPTFRKIVETGTKILGFLNELNPGIITTGLEMAGTAAAIALVASSIVKLGIALKGLNMTPVGAAITALSLLGGLLVGVKKSYDEMNTVSLEAAEAKQKEIEALDKTAAEFDKLQSKTKLTADEFAHYLDLNDRLKTETDPDAIKRIKDEQADLQERSGLTNEEFRRFLKLNGEIVEKAPETNAAISEQGNAFAKNTDAVKKLTEAKADELRTELEKQKATAQSKEAEYLQKQQNLKTDIKKLDGERAELEGKIADQTQKVKDVTAELNAAKEDGNEKAQYQAEIDLAAEEATLNKLREQLVANLDNLQTKRKSLGEVKKELGKLDEINQKLIDIELQQFGLNAKKGEGVNVLRKELFRLKDVKANLENNTSAADKKTKEYRDSVKAVDKEISQLKSALSRVQDITKEAETMNERLKRRIDKKIHVTYSMDGTEIEESAETFKKTHGKGGREVPFHVGGIVGRGQINKLHTGGLASKFENAPMSHEVDIRALRNEMVLTEAQQANLMRMIDAGHTAAIGSQVGSSPEVLAALTSIERAIRNSDGQVIVMNDEVVGRLVEPHVSRKQAEEVNVLNAFNV, encoded by the coding sequence ATGGCCGGAGCAACAGTCGGAGAAATACGCGCCCGTTTGATTCTTGATATGTCCGATTGGTCGCGAAGAACACAGCAGGCTCGGAACGATATGACGCAGATGGGTCGGTCATCCGAAAACCTATCGAAGCAAATGGGGCTTGTTCAGAAGGCGTCATTAGCCGTCGGCGGTGCGGTAGCGGCCGGAATCGGGGCATCCGTCAAGACCGCGGCAGATTTCGAAGCGGCCATGTCGAACGTTAAAGCGATCAGTGGCGCAACCGGCGACGAATTCGAAGCGCTAAAGAATATCGCGGCCAAGATGGGTGCCGAAACGAAATTTACAGCGGTAGAGGCGGCGGAAGGTCTGCAATACCTTGCGATGGCGGGCTTCAGCGTAGAGGACCAAATCGGATCATTACCGGCCGTCCTTAACCTGGCGTCTGCGTCTAACGAAAGCCTCGGCCGATCAGCCGATATCGTATCGAATATCATGACGGGGTTCGGCATCAAAGCGGAAGAGTCCGGACACGCGGTCGACGTTCTTGTGAAAACGATGACGACAGCGAATACGGATCTCGGCCAATTGGGCGATGCAATGAAGTACGTCGCTCCTGTTGCTCATTCTCTCGGATATTCAATCGAAGACACGGCAGCCGCGGTCGCAAAAATGTCCGATGCGGGTATACAAGGTTCCATGGCGGGCACGGCGCTGAGAGCATCGCTCTTGCAGCTTACGAATCCGGTCGGGCAGTCGGCGAAAGCGATTAAGGAGTACGGTATTAACGTAAAGGATGCCAATGGAAACTTGAAGCCATTGCCGGAACTGATCGGGCACATTGCGAAGAGATTTGACGGAATGACAAGCGCACAGAAAACGGCCGCAGCCGCACAGCTAGTCGGAACTGAAGCTGCATCCGGATTCGTTACGCTACTTGGCATTGGTGAAAAGGGATTGCGTGACTATTCGAGTGCCTTAAAAGATGCGGGTGGAACAGCGGATAAGGTCGCTAAGACGCAAATGGATAACCTGAACGGCTCCTTCGAAGAATTTAAAAGCGCGTTAGACGGCCTCGGTATCAAGATCGGCAACGAATTCTTGCCTACTTTCCGAAAAATTGTCGAAACAGGGACGAAGATTCTCGGTTTTCTCAACGAGCTAAATCCGGGGATCATTACGACAGGGCTCGAAATGGCCGGCACAGCCGCAGCAATTGCGCTCGTAGCATCATCGATTGTTAAACTCGGAATTGCGCTGAAAGGATTGAATATGACGCCTGTTGGTGCGGCGATAACAGCTCTCTCGCTTCTTGGCGGCCTATTAGTCGGCGTAAAGAAGAGTTATGACGAAATGAATACGGTTAGTTTAGAGGCGGCAGAGGCGAAGCAGAAGGAGATCGAAGCACTCGATAAGACTGCGGCCGAGTTCGATAAACTTCAGTCAAAAACGAAATTGACCGCGGATGAATTCGCGCATTACCTCGATCTCAATGACCGGTTAAAGACGGAGACGGATCCAGACGCTATCAAGCGGATCAAAGACGAGCAGGCGGATTTACAAGAACGATCCGGCTTGACGAATGAGGAGTTCCGCCGATTTTTGAAACTTAACGGGGAAATCGTTGAGAAGGCACCGGAAACGAATGCGGCGATCAGCGAACAAGGGAACGCCTTCGCAAAAAATACGGATGCAGTTAAAAAATTGACCGAGGCCAAAGCGGATGAGCTTCGTACTGAATTAGAAAAACAAAAAGCTACGGCTCAGAGCAAAGAAGCTGAATACCTTCAAAAACAGCAGAACCTTAAAACGGATATAAAAAAACTAGATGGAGAGCGAGCCGAACTAGAAGGGAAGATTGCTGATCAAACGCAAAAAGTTAAGGATGTAACCGCCGAACTTAACGCAGCAAAAGAAGACGGTAACGAAAAAGCGCAGTACCAAGCTGAAATTGATTTAGCCGCCGAAGAAGCGACGCTCAATAAATTGCGGGAACAACTTGTCGCAAATCTCGACAATCTACAGACAAAGCGAAAAAGCCTGGGCGAAGTAAAAAAGGAACTCGGCAAACTAGACGAGATTAACCAGAAATTGATCGATATTGAACTTCAACAGTTCGGACTGAACGCGAAAAAAGGCGAAGGCGTAAACGTACTGAGGAAGGAGCTTTTCCGTCTAAAAGACGTGAAGGCCAACCTTGAAAATAACACGTCTGCGGCGGACAAAAAGACGAAGGAATATCGGGATTCCGTAAAAGCCGTTGATAAGGAAATTTCGCAACTTAAATCGGCTTTGAGTCGGGTTCAGGACATTACCAAAGAAGCCGAGACGATGAACGAAAGACTAAAGCGGCGGATCGATAAAAAGATCCACGTCACCTACAGCATGGACGGAACGGAGATCGAAGAGAGTGCGGAGACATTCAAGAAGACGCACGGTAAAGGCGGACGGGAAGTGCCGTTCCACGTCGGCGGTATTGTCGGCCGCGGCCAAATCAACAAGCTCCATACCGGAGGGCTTGCGTCTAAGTTCGAAAACGCTCCGATGAGCCACGAAGTCGACATCCGGGCACTGCGGAATGAAATGGTCCTGACGGAAGCGCAACAAGCGAATTTAATGCGGATGATTGACGCTGGACATACGGCGGCAATCGGAAGCCAGGTCGGATCCTCGCCGGAAGTATTGGCGGCTCTCACGTCTATCGAAAGGGCCATCCGTAACAGTGACGGCCAAGTGATCGTGATGAATGACGAAGTGGTCGGGCGCTTGGTCGAACCGCATGTCAGTCGGAAGCAAGCGGAAGAAGTGAACGTCTTGAATGCGTTTAATGTTTGA
- a CDS encoding minor capsid protein, with the protein MKILELISFIKSRVPGVYYPNRFPRDAADECISVKLTGGFPTSQWTGKKQPSFQILVRGRQAGEQDCEDKANEIFDSLTNLKEVIIGESSVVIIRATTSVPLFIGYDDNDRPQYSLNFDCVIRP; encoded by the coding sequence TTGAAGATACTCGAATTAATATCGTTCATTAAGTCGCGGGTTCCTGGCGTTTACTATCCTAACCGTTTCCCTCGCGATGCGGCTGACGAATGTATTTCCGTAAAACTTACCGGAGGGTTTCCGACATCGCAATGGACCGGGAAGAAGCAGCCGTCGTTTCAGATATTAGTGCGAGGGCGGCAAGCAGGCGAACAAGATTGCGAGGATAAAGCTAACGAAATCTTCGATTCGCTTACCAACCTTAAAGAAGTAATCATCGGAGAAAGTTCTGTTGTGATCATTCGCGCTACGACTTCGGTTCCTTTGTTTATAGGCTATGACGACAACGATCGTCCTCAATATTCATTAAATTTCGATTGCGTGATTCGCCCCTGA